The Pseudodesulfovibrio sp. zrk46 genome contains a region encoding:
- a CDS encoding sugar transferase codes for MYKEQVYVTTNVALVLDGLVVILAGYGAYYIRWLVGDYGWSMEDGLFISIVLSLMFINCFVMGQLGFYTASFNPPFKTAFTRVSLAVAVDFSLLTLGLFFVKQEGLSRIFIGSYVVIVFVGAMFIRFLFYHFFRKDVDAYNLRRILLVGDEERIESLKAAFEKQKSWGHTLVGWLSVGEPALVDGVKYMGSAAMFANIAVDENIDEVVFAVPSGVPFDFAANLEICKKMGLTCRIVPSMFTPGERRWGIRVDSIDIIPALSIYGTTISATGLFYKRVLDIVGGTIGFLMFCLMYVPIAIAIRIESPGPILFSQVRVGQNNRKFKLYKFRSMFIDAEERKKELMAQNEMEGHMFKMKNDPRVTKVGRFLRKTSLDEFPQFINVVRGEMSLVGTRPPTVDEVRHYKKSERRRVSMKPGITGLWQVSGRNAISDFGDVVRLDLEYIDGWRFMRDLEILFKTVWVILRKDGAS; via the coding sequence ATGTATAAAGAGCAAGTATACGTGACGACCAACGTGGCCCTTGTCCTTGATGGGTTGGTCGTTATTCTTGCCGGATACGGGGCATATTACATCCGATGGCTTGTCGGTGATTATGGTTGGTCAATGGAAGACGGCCTCTTCATCTCCATTGTTCTCTCGTTGATGTTCATCAACTGCTTTGTCATGGGGCAGCTCGGGTTTTATACTGCGAGCTTCAATCCGCCTTTCAAGACAGCTTTTACAAGGGTCTCCCTTGCCGTTGCCGTTGATTTCTCCTTGCTGACTCTTGGTCTGTTCTTCGTGAAACAGGAAGGGTTGTCCCGTATTTTTATAGGCAGTTACGTGGTTATCGTCTTTGTTGGAGCCATGTTTATTCGCTTCCTGTTTTATCACTTTTTCAGGAAAGACGTAGATGCATATAACCTGCGGAGGATTCTCCTCGTGGGTGATGAAGAGCGTATCGAGTCGCTCAAGGCTGCCTTTGAGAAACAGAAGAGCTGGGGCCACACCCTCGTAGGGTGGCTCTCGGTTGGCGAGCCCGCATTAGTCGATGGTGTTAAATATATGGGCTCCGCCGCAATGTTCGCCAACATTGCCGTTGATGAGAATATTGACGAAGTGGTGTTTGCGGTTCCCTCCGGCGTCCCGTTCGATTTTGCGGCCAATCTGGAAATTTGCAAGAAGATGGGACTGACCTGCCGAATTGTTCCCTCCATGTTCACCCCGGGCGAACGGCGTTGGGGAATCCGGGTGGATAGTATCGATATTATCCCCGCCCTCAGCATCTACGGCACGACAATTAGCGCAACAGGGCTCTTTTACAAAAGGGTGTTGGACATCGTCGGCGGTACGATCGGGTTCCTGATGTTCTGTCTGATGTACGTTCCCATCGCCATTGCCATTCGCATTGAGTCTCCCGGACCGATCCTGTTTAGCCAGGTTCGTGTTGGACAGAACAACCGGAAGTTCAAACTCTATAAATTTCGCTCCATGTTCATCGATGCAGAGGAGCGAAAGAAGGAACTCATGGCCCAGAACGAGATGGAGGGCCATATGTTCAAGATGAAGAACGACCCCCGTGTGACTAAAGTCGGGCGGTTCCTTCGCAAGACATCGCTGGATGAGTTCCCTCAGTTCATCAATGTCGTCAGAGGCGAGATGAGCCTTGTTGGCACCCGTCCGCCGACTGTCGATGAAGTGCGACATTACAAGAAAAGCGAGCGTCGGCGCGTATCCATGAAGCCGGGCATTACCGGCTTGTGGCAGGTCTCGGGGCGTAATGCGATTTCGGATTTCGGCGATGTTGTTCGGCTGGATCTGGAATACATTGATGGTTGGCGGTTCATGCGAGACCTCGAAATTTTGTTCAAGACCGTATGGGTCATCCTCAGAAAAGATGGTGCCTCATGA
- the xrtD gene encoding VPLPA-CTERM-specific exosortase XrtD, with translation MQMIRLSGYLVAFVVWIAVFWSDFGVLINEWDQPDYSHCYLVLPIVAYLLWSERSKIARAMGGGISLGVVCLVFSFAAFYVGRLGSLKFFVYVSMWSSLCGLGLLALGNRSARAMWMPILIGLFAIPFPPFITRLVSLKLRLVSSVISEKMLKVVGVPVYRDGNVIDLGAIQLQVVDACSGLRYLWPSILMALLIGWFFLSKPMRRLFLVLIAIPVTIFSNAFRIALTGVLSKYIDPSLAEGFFHDFSGWLVYVFSLLIMGACAYFMRSEAPAEMIPEPTPPAKNVSWEPGILGCCVLGIMLLGQMFYFTMEKRPERKDFTSFPMQIGEWDGQREYLSKPVLKSLGADDYVNVVYRNNETGDVVYLLVSWYDHQTTSHAAHAPTSCLVGGGWGIMSKTQLPAVAGEGRSFPVAQMIMDRNGQKMISNFWLLQRGKIVVNEWWNKWHLLKDAVVLKRTDGALVRIEMPVRQGESVLESQQLLDAFASRLQQTLAGYLPVEYNRQSM, from the coding sequence ATGCAGATGATTCGACTCTCCGGTTACCTCGTTGCGTTTGTTGTTTGGATCGCAGTGTTCTGGTCTGATTTTGGTGTTCTAATTAATGAATGGGACCAACCAGACTATTCCCATTGTTATCTCGTTCTCCCCATCGTCGCGTATCTCCTGTGGAGCGAACGAAGCAAAATTGCTCGTGCCATGGGAGGGGGAATCTCACTCGGTGTCGTCTGTCTTGTTTTTTCATTTGCTGCTTTCTATGTAGGCCGTCTCGGGTCCTTGAAATTTTTTGTTTATGTCTCCATGTGGAGTTCCTTGTGCGGCTTGGGACTGCTTGCACTGGGCAATCGATCTGCTCGGGCTATGTGGATGCCGATTCTGATCGGGTTGTTTGCGATTCCCTTCCCACCGTTCATCACCCGACTGGTGAGCCTTAAGCTCAGGCTCGTCTCCTCTGTTATTTCCGAAAAAATGTTGAAGGTCGTTGGCGTGCCAGTCTACAGGGACGGCAACGTCATCGATTTGGGCGCAATCCAACTCCAGGTAGTGGATGCCTGTAGTGGGTTGCGCTACCTTTGGCCCTCGATCTTGATGGCCTTGCTGATCGGATGGTTTTTTCTTTCCAAGCCCATGAGGCGGTTGTTTCTTGTCCTGATCGCAATTCCAGTCACTATTTTTTCCAACGCATTCAGAATTGCACTGACCGGTGTCCTCTCCAAATATATTGATCCCTCTTTGGCCGAAGGCTTCTTTCACGATTTTTCCGGTTGGCTGGTGTATGTATTCTCCCTCCTCATCATGGGAGCCTGTGCCTACTTCATGCGTTCTGAAGCCCCTGCTGAGATGATTCCTGAGCCGACTCCGCCAGCAAAAAATGTATCGTGGGAGCCCGGCATACTGGGCTGCTGCGTCCTCGGAATAATGCTGCTTGGACAGATGTTTTATTTTACCATGGAGAAACGTCCAGAACGAAAGGACTTTACCTCATTCCCCATGCAGATCGGAGAATGGGATGGACAGCGGGAATATCTTTCCAAACCTGTGCTGAAAAGCCTTGGTGCCGATGACTACGTCAACGTCGTGTATCGCAATAATGAAACCGGTGATGTCGTGTACCTGCTCGTGTCCTGGTATGATCATCAGACAACCAGCCACGCGGCCCACGCGCCGACTTCCTGCCTTGTGGGCGGCGGATGGGGCATCATGTCCAAGACTCAGTTGCCGGCTGTCGCCGGGGAAGGGCGCTCTTTCCCCGTGGCTCAGATGATCATGGATCGAAACGGACAGAAAATGATCTCCAATTTCTGGCTCCTCCAGCGCGGAAAGATCGTAGTCAATGAGTGGTGGAATAAATGGCATCTCCTGAAGGATGCCGTGGTTCTCAAACGTACTGATGGTGCCCTTGTGAGGATTGAGATGCCTGTCCGCCAAGGCGAAAGCGTGCTGGAATCACAGCAACTCCTTGATGCGTTTGCCAGTCGTTTGCAGCAGACTTTGGCAGGCTATCTGCCTGTAGAATACAACCGTCAATCCATGTGA
- a CDS encoding XrtA/PEP-CTERM system-associated ATPase, with the protein MYRKFYGLKEKPFDIIPNPGVLYESTKHTQALTYLQYGFSENIGFILFTGEIGTGKTTLLKYLLTQMTDDVEVAVVFNTNVDAEELLRLILIEFEVEGVGRDKSKNLDLLNQHLINTFRQGRRCLLIIDEAQNLSSEALEEVRLLSNLQTDTQPLLQIILAGQPELRDIIKSPGLEQLAQRVAINYHLAPLSREELGEYIDYRLKKAGATQRKLFAGDALDLLHTHTGGIPRAVNVLCNAAMVYGYADSLEMISKQVIEQVISDNIGIDPHNTHGGVDFVTNEPALIDGAGGSVNNERIAHLESMVAKLTAQVNWQSGQIDGSISEGHEKMIKSLADLLEKERVRSERYFGRCVALFHKNKMLQLKVDELSSLEITDSENASSEKKPRSGFLHSIFGIFTG; encoded by the coding sequence ATGTATCGCAAATTTTATGGCTTGAAAGAGAAGCCTTTCGATATCATCCCCAATCCCGGGGTGTTGTACGAGAGCACCAAGCATACGCAGGCGCTGACCTATTTACAGTATGGCTTTTCCGAGAATATCGGGTTTATACTGTTTACCGGTGAAATAGGAACAGGGAAGACGACGCTGCTCAAGTATCTGCTTACACAGATGACTGACGATGTGGAGGTTGCTGTTGTCTTCAATACCAATGTTGACGCCGAAGAGTTACTTCGTCTTATTCTGATCGAGTTTGAGGTGGAAGGCGTAGGACGTGACAAATCAAAGAACCTTGATCTGCTCAACCAGCATCTTATCAATACTTTTCGACAGGGGCGGCGTTGTCTGCTGATCATTGACGAAGCGCAGAACCTTTCATCGGAGGCCCTTGAAGAGGTTCGTCTCCTTTCCAACCTGCAGACTGACACGCAGCCACTGCTTCAGATCATCTTGGCAGGGCAGCCGGAGTTGCGGGATATTATCAAGAGTCCCGGGCTCGAGCAGTTGGCCCAGCGAGTGGCCATCAACTATCACCTTGCCCCCTTGTCCAGAGAGGAGCTTGGTGAGTACATTGATTATCGATTGAAAAAAGCTGGTGCAACGCAACGCAAGCTGTTTGCCGGAGACGCACTGGATCTTCTCCATACGCATACTGGCGGGATTCCCCGTGCCGTCAATGTGCTCTGTAATGCTGCGATGGTGTATGGCTATGCCGACTCCCTGGAAATGATCTCGAAACAGGTCATCGAGCAGGTCATCAGCGATAACATTGGTATCGACCCGCACAATACCCATGGCGGAGTGGATTTCGTTACCAATGAGCCTGCGTTGATCGACGGGGCAGGTGGATCGGTCAACAATGAGCGTATTGCTCATTTGGAATCCATGGTGGCCAAACTGACTGCACAGGTGAATTGGCAGTCCGGACAAATTGATGGTTCGATTTCAGAAGGTCATGAGAAGATGATCAAGTCTCTCGCAGACCTTTTGGAAAAAGAGCGAGTCCGTTCCGAGCGCTATTTTGGACGTTGCGTTGCCCTTTTCCACAAGAACAAAATGCTTCAACTCAAAGTAGACGAATTGTCGAGTCTGGAAATAACAGACAGTGAAAATGCGTCTTCCGAGAAGAAGCCCCGTTCCGGCTTTCTTCACTCCATATTCGGCATCTTTACGGGCTAA
- a CDS encoding AAA family ATPase, whose translation MSKIAKALKRAQEERADEAVVHAAIQQPTPDTEEPSSPKAKPRQTQIQEASDIHMERNRLLTGGSAQHIRDAFNVLRAKLLQMTREKGMNTIMVTSPGRQEGKTIVATNLAMSIARDARQTALLVDTNLRWPGVAQTMGVCKDQDSGLEHYLIGQLELPELLVNPGIDKLVVLPACQATTESADLLSTPRMQKLVQECKNRYPDRYVIFDCPHVLDMPDSLVFSTYVDGIILVVEEGKTSQRDIKAAIEMLGEDKILGVVLNKHITQ comes from the coding sequence ATGAGTAAAATCGCAAAAGCATTGAAAAGAGCTCAGGAAGAGCGCGCCGATGAAGCCGTGGTTCACGCTGCCATACAGCAGCCTACACCTGATACTGAAGAGCCGAGCTCTCCAAAGGCCAAACCCCGTCAGACGCAGATTCAGGAAGCAAGTGACATCCACATGGAGCGCAACAGGTTGCTCACCGGTGGAAGTGCCCAGCATATTCGAGATGCCTTCAACGTGTTGCGCGCCAAGCTGTTGCAGATGACCCGCGAGAAAGGCATGAATACGATCATGGTCACCAGTCCTGGGCGACAGGAAGGCAAGACCATCGTTGCCACGAACCTTGCCATGAGTATCGCCCGCGATGCCCGCCAGACAGCTCTCTTGGTCGACACCAACCTGCGCTGGCCCGGCGTGGCCCAGACAATGGGTGTGTGTAAGGACCAGGACAGCGGTTTGGAACACTACCTTATCGGGCAGTTGGAGCTGCCTGAGTTGCTGGTGAACCCGGGAATCGACAAGCTCGTTGTACTTCCTGCATGTCAGGCAACGACAGAGTCAGCTGACTTGCTCAGCACGCCGCGAATGCAGAAGCTCGTTCAGGAATGTAAGAATCGCTATCCTGATCGGTACGTCATCTTTGACTGCCCGCATGTTTTGGATATGCCTGACTCGCTTGTGTTCTCCACCTATGTGGACGGGATCATTCTTGTTGTAGAAGAAGGCAAGACATCCCAGAGAGATATCAAGGCTGCCATTGAGATGCTTGGCGAAGACAAGATTCTTGGCGTCGTTCTGAACAAACACATCACGCAGTAG
- a CDS encoding GNVR domain-containing protein has product METHNEITLYINAFKRRKWLFAVPAATLFLLASLLIFILPSIYTSSATILVEGQEVPQELIQSTVTGYVEERLQSISQMAFSRKNLKSIIDRFGLYSEYKDSLTSEEILAKMRENIKVENIQADVVSNTGRPSTATIAFTIAFDGKYPKQVMQTTNALVSLFLEENLREREEKALTTYEFLNKQLDQLREEVQASEARIAIFKEEHYRSLPELMELNLQTLDRIQKDIDARQEMIKTLMDRKVYLEGQMATVDQTMYSYSADGSRIMTPEEELKALRSQYLASKTSRSEKHPDMIKLKGQIDLLEKELAARRRATEGDAELESWRRQLAALEKKYTAKHPDVINARGKIAELEAELASSQNSDMVLKADKGLDKENPAYINLKTQVQATTLEIRNERNVMAELRKKYDDYVGYIEQSPQVEQEYATLQRDYQNSSAKYQETMQKVLAARQAQELEKEHVSEKLSLVEPPVMPEKPYKPKRMLLVVVAFILSIGFGIGLVAVAEFMDHSVHGRDMLTTLVNAPVLASIPYVQTSEEVAQQKKHRVMILTTSASIFAGIVLAVHLFVIPIDVAFFKIVDKLQMVI; this is encoded by the coding sequence ATGGAGACGCACAACGAAATTACTCTCTATATCAATGCATTCAAGCGGAGAAAATGGCTGTTCGCCGTACCTGCCGCAACATTGTTTCTGCTAGCGTCTCTCCTGATTTTCATTCTTCCTTCCATCTACACTTCTTCTGCAACCATTCTGGTTGAAGGCCAGGAAGTCCCTCAGGAACTTATTCAGTCCACAGTCACTGGCTATGTTGAAGAGCGTCTCCAGTCGATCAGCCAGATGGCATTCAGCCGGAAAAACCTGAAATCCATCATTGATCGGTTTGGTCTCTACAGCGAATACAAGGACAGCCTGACTTCCGAGGAAATTCTCGCCAAAATGCGTGAGAATATCAAAGTAGAAAATATTCAGGCCGATGTGGTGAGTAACACAGGGCGGCCTTCTACGGCGACCATCGCCTTTACTATCGCCTTTGATGGTAAATATCCCAAGCAGGTCATGCAGACCACCAACGCCCTTGTTTCTCTCTTTTTGGAGGAGAACCTCCGTGAGAGAGAGGAAAAGGCGTTGACCACCTATGAATTTCTGAACAAGCAGCTCGATCAGTTGCGCGAAGAAGTACAGGCTTCCGAGGCTCGTATCGCCATCTTCAAGGAAGAGCATTATCGCTCTCTTCCGGAGTTGATGGAACTCAATCTGCAAACGCTGGACAGAATCCAAAAGGATATCGATGCCCGTCAGGAAATGATCAAAACCCTGATGGACCGCAAGGTCTATCTTGAAGGTCAGATGGCCACCGTTGATCAGACCATGTATTCCTATTCTGCTGATGGTTCTCGCATTATGACTCCTGAAGAGGAGTTGAAGGCTCTGCGAAGCCAGTATCTTGCGAGCAAGACCTCTCGTTCCGAAAAGCACCCGGATATGATCAAGCTCAAGGGGCAGATCGATCTGCTTGAAAAGGAACTGGCTGCAAGGCGTAGAGCTACAGAAGGAGACGCCGAACTGGAATCCTGGCGCAGACAACTGGCTGCCTTGGAAAAGAAATATACTGCCAAGCATCCGGATGTGATCAATGCCCGAGGCAAGATCGCTGAATTGGAAGCTGAGCTGGCTTCATCGCAGAATAGCGACATGGTGCTTAAGGCGGACAAGGGGCTTGATAAGGAAAATCCCGCCTACATCAATCTCAAGACGCAGGTTCAGGCGACCACGTTGGAGATTCGCAATGAGCGCAATGTGATGGCGGAACTGCGCAAGAAGTATGATGACTATGTTGGCTACATTGAACAGAGTCCGCAGGTTGAGCAGGAATATGCCACGCTGCAGCGCGACTATCAGAACTCAAGTGCCAAGTATCAGGAGACCATGCAGAAGGTGCTGGCAGCCCGTCAGGCTCAAGAGCTTGAGAAGGAGCATGTCAGTGAAAAGCTGTCCCTCGTCGAACCTCCTGTCATGCCTGAGAAGCCCTACAAGCCTAAGCGTATGCTTCTCGTTGTTGTGGCCTTCATCCTTTCCATTGGATTCGGTATCGGTTTAGTGGCTGTGGCTGAGTTTATGGACCATTCGGTCCATGGACGTGATATGCTTACCACTTTGGTCAATGCCCCTGTGCTTGCCTCGATCCCCTATGTCCAGACCAGCGAAGAGGTGGCGCAACAGAAGAAACATCGAGTGATGATACTCACAACATCCGCTAGTATTTTTGCAGGGATAGTGTTGGCGGTTCATTTATTCGTCATTCCCATAGATGTGGCATTTTTCAAGATCGTCGATAAACTGCAGATGGTTATTTAA
- a CDS encoding outer membrane beta-barrel protein — protein sequence MLKASCTRLSSRFLLVLLVLSLFVPCVSYAEQTVLTPGITVQTMYDDNVHFDGKGDWEFRVTPSLKLEVSQEDWKIGGGGRAAVFRYNNLSQYDRENYRFWIDGEKDLNERFQLNFDASYDYDHTFVDELTQSGTQTASALRRKYGFTPGAKWSLTEKDQLSFSIPISAIRYAGKDNPDSTATGGVLGWTHIMNNEVVSLLGQGTYNHYLYDRLDGDTNQDVFGLMGGMSYNPTELLNLRGLVGLGYYKSDVTFDSRSNEKTSRGYFSFDLSGTYSREKWKFTLGADRQVSPSTYGESSLRTRGRASGEYFFTERFSAYLEGAAYNTETGGLVSESKTRTYYVRPWLKYQWTEDASIRLEYKHTNTKNRISGKENHQNRIGLHFQYEYPSFL from the coding sequence ATGCTGAAAGCCTCCTGTACACGATTGTCTTCCAGATTCCTGCTGGTCCTTTTGGTCCTGTCTCTCTTTGTCCCCTGTGTCAGCTATGCGGAACAGACCGTTCTGACTCCGGGGATCACGGTGCAGACAATGTACGACGACAACGTACATTTTGATGGCAAAGGGGACTGGGAGTTTCGAGTAACCCCTTCACTGAAATTGGAAGTAAGCCAGGAGGACTGGAAGATCGGCGGCGGCGGACGTGCTGCTGTTTTTCGGTACAACAATCTTTCGCAGTATGATCGCGAGAATTATCGTTTCTGGATTGATGGTGAAAAGGATCTGAATGAGCGGTTTCAGCTTAATTTCGATGCATCCTATGACTATGATCATACCTTTGTAGACGAACTGACCCAGTCCGGTACGCAGACGGCATCCGCCCTGCGTCGCAAGTACGGTTTTACTCCCGGTGCCAAGTGGAGCCTGACGGAAAAGGATCAGCTTTCCTTTTCCATCCCGATCTCCGCCATTCGATACGCCGGAAAGGACAACCCGGACAGCACCGCCACAGGTGGTGTCTTGGGGTGGACCCACATCATGAATAATGAGGTGGTCAGCCTTCTTGGGCAGGGAACATATAACCACTATCTGTATGACCGTCTGGATGGCGACACCAATCAGGATGTTTTCGGATTGATGGGCGGCATGAGTTACAACCCGACCGAACTGTTGAACCTGAGAGGCCTTGTTGGGCTTGGGTATTACAAGTCTGACGTGACTTTTGATTCCCGTTCGAATGAGAAGACGTCGAGAGGGTATTTCAGTTTTGATCTTTCGGGAACGTATTCCCGTGAAAAGTGGAAGTTTACGCTGGGAGCAGACCGTCAGGTTTCGCCTTCCACTTATGGCGAATCTTCTCTCAGAACTCGTGGTCGCGCTTCCGGTGAGTACTTCTTCACCGAACGTTTTTCTGCCTACTTGGAGGGCGCTGCTTACAATACAGAGACGGGCGGGCTCGTTTCTGAATCCAAGACCAGGACTTATTATGTCCGCCCCTGGCTGAAATATCAGTGGACTGAAGATGCTTCCATTCGTTTGGAATACAAACATACCAACACCAAAAACAGGATCTCCGGAAAAGAAAACCACCAGAACAGGATCGGGCTTCATTTCCAATATGAGTATCCAAGCTTTTTGTAG
- a CDS encoding polysaccharide biosynthesis/export family protein: MNKGTASLAIGLLLGCLLMFSGAAMAGAMEGFKLGAGDVLEVSVWGDEALTRPNVIIRPDGKVSFPLVGDMVAAGKTVEQLRKEFEKRIQEYVSDAPVTIMLQQLGSPQVYIVGKVNRPGVYLMSGQITVLQALALAGGMTPYAESDEILVVRAGKEGKQQYLPFDYVKAVAGDGLEQNINLQPGDTVLVP, from the coding sequence ATGAATAAGGGTACTGCATCGTTGGCGATTGGTCTTCTTTTGGGTTGCCTGCTCATGTTTTCCGGCGCTGCCATGGCTGGAGCCATGGAAGGCTTCAAGCTTGGTGCTGGAGATGTTCTGGAGGTTTCCGTTTGGGGTGACGAAGCACTCACCCGCCCCAATGTCATCATCCGTCCTGACGGTAAAGTATCGTTCCCGCTGGTGGGCGATATGGTCGCAGCCGGTAAGACCGTAGAACAGTTGCGAAAAGAATTCGAAAAACGTATACAGGAATACGTTTCTGATGCGCCGGTTACCATTATGTTGCAGCAGCTTGGGAGCCCCCAAGTCTACATTGTCGGAAAGGTCAACCGGCCTGGCGTATATCTGATGAGTGGCCAGATAACGGTCCTCCAGGCGCTGGCTTTGGCTGGCGGCATGACTCCCTACGCAGAGAGTGATGAGATTCTGGTGGTCCGCGCCGGGAAAGAAGGGAAGCAGCAATATCTTCCTTTCGATTACGTGAAGGCTGTTGCCGGAGATGGGCTTGAGCAGAATATCAATTTGCAGCCCGGGGATACTGTACTGGTTCCCTAA
- a CDS encoding sigma-54 dependent transcriptional regulator, whose product MAKILLIDDAHDFCLLFSTMLKRLDIECVTTNTLEAGLQALQEEQYDIVFLDVHLGENTSLPHIHTILNSPGTPDVIMVSGDVSGKNAEIAIQAGAWDFLIKPFPFVEFERCLSRCLKHREAKQRFISESIIQRAPIIGNSPKLLRAIQWVGVIARTKHNVLILGETGTGKELFAKAVHDNSDRKNQPFTVVDCTNLPRTLAQSILFGHEKGTFTDAKESREGLFKQADGGTIFLDEIADLDLNIQKSLLRVIQEHSFRPLSSKKEVKSDFRLVAATNRNLSKMVEEGTFRQDLYYRLKSCIINLPSLKDRIEDIVPLATHYMAKLCKEQGIPKKRLSNDFLTALKDNEWPGNVRELINAMNYAITNCFDAKTLHSYHLPRELRICHIKQSINSKTAAPPQEVEHAAPLDILPEQHFTATELPSFKETRQKVVHQMEAEYLLELVKRSKGDLKDACKVAGLSRARLYELLQKHEIDYRTTA is encoded by the coding sequence ATGGCTAAGATTCTCTTAATAGATGACGCACATGACTTTTGCCTGCTCTTTTCAACCATGTTGAAGAGGCTGGATATTGAATGCGTGACGACGAACACGTTGGAGGCAGGGCTTCAGGCCCTCCAGGAAGAGCAATACGACATCGTATTCCTCGACGTGCACCTGGGAGAAAACACCAGTCTGCCACATATTCACACCATCCTGAACTCTCCGGGCACCCCAGACGTAATCATGGTCTCGGGCGACGTCTCCGGCAAAAACGCCGAAATCGCCATTCAGGCCGGGGCCTGGGATTTTCTGATCAAGCCCTTCCCCTTCGTTGAATTCGAACGCTGTCTTTCCCGATGTCTGAAGCACCGCGAGGCCAAGCAGCGCTTTATTTCCGAATCGATCATCCAACGGGCCCCCATTATTGGGAATAGCCCGAAACTGTTGAGAGCGATTCAGTGGGTTGGCGTCATTGCCAGAACCAAACACAATGTCCTCATCCTCGGTGAGACAGGTACGGGTAAGGAACTTTTCGCCAAAGCCGTCCACGACAACAGCGACAGAAAGAACCAACCGTTCACTGTTGTGGACTGCACCAACCTGCCACGCACCCTCGCCCAGAGCATTCTTTTCGGGCATGAAAAAGGGACATTCACCGATGCCAAGGAGAGCAGGGAAGGCCTCTTCAAACAGGCAGACGGGGGCACCATTTTCCTCGACGAAATCGCTGATCTGGATCTGAACATTCAGAAATCCCTTCTGCGCGTCATCCAAGAGCACTCGTTCCGCCCGCTAAGCTCAAAGAAGGAAGTAAAAAGTGACTTCCGGCTTGTTGCAGCGACCAACAGAAATCTGTCTAAAATGGTTGAGGAAGGCACCTTCCGTCAGGATCTCTATTACCGCCTGAAATCCTGCATCATCAATCTTCCCTCGCTGAAGGATCGCATTGAAGACATCGTGCCGCTTGCCACACACTACATGGCCAAGTTGTGCAAGGAACAGGGGATTCCCAAGAAGCGTCTTTCCAACGACTTTCTCACGGCACTGAAAGATAACGAGTGGCCCGGCAACGTTCGCGAGCTGATCAATGCAATGAACTATGCGATCACCAACTGCTTCGATGCCAAGACGCTCCACTCCTATCACCTGCCGAGGGAACTCCGAATTTGTCATATCAAGCAGTCGATCAACTCCAAGACTGCAGCACCTCCGCAGGAAGTCGAACATGCTGCCCCGTTAGATATTCTTCCGGAGCAACACTTCACTGCAACCGAGTTGCCCTCGTTCAAGGAAACCCGCCAGAAGGTTGTGCACCAGATGGAAGCTGAATATCTTCTGGAATTGGTCAAGCGATCCAAGGGCGACCTCAAGGATGCCTGCAAAGTGGCCGGACTCTCCAGAGCGCGACTCTACGAGCTACTCCAAAAACACGAAATTGATTACCGAACAACGGCATAA